The following proteins are encoded in a genomic region of Cryptomeria japonica chromosome 11, Sugi_1.0, whole genome shotgun sequence:
- the LOC131040141 gene encoding disease resistance protein RPV1 yields the protein MQLLSFIFGAYWICYLHQRKNEVKPNEVEPYEQVLHKLEDGGFFSGSKMYNFDEQRVLFTYDGLNPSAKEAFLDICSYFSSWGWEWEKVERIVGWEEMLCLEEGALIKREGKEIKIHDLILTAGRNKSKDNRFNDAEAFSVALKNKERVSQIKGIWIESMKSPLLISAEELDAMSRSLRVLCMGNEAAKLITIKGKCGEQFDELRFLDVESEMCNLPVNMFNLNQLRYLSIGNPKEDVILSRSMNLPNLNVLEFRGGRIHGIAEIARLCSLKQLTLGECQADWISQCFTNLHHLQRLNLSSCRDLTELPESLVRLQFLQKLDLRSCWNLKQLPAGFGELTTLTELHLLCCRSLQELPRDLEKLTSLQYLNIGGCSSLLCLPAGLENLTALTSLRIYGCSSLTCLPHNLGGLMSALGSNVDFDSCSSLSELPEDIYKNEMVRSISLGDCRKLERLPSRFGELTYLQRLRLSRCESLQELCNDFHYLGGLTELQLNNCKSLSSLPLGFGNLTSLETLNLSGCDKLEELPIDFHCLVALKYLDLSECNRLCNLPDRFGEFGCLEWLSLSGCSKLVKLSDDFHLLRSLIRLDLSKCGSLAGEWMDKVGNIKSLWRLDIVGSERMIQRWMETKSQKERNLTVLTAVPQGREGDRAFLLLEGVLSKVFDEEGLLVDADERPFHSSSLKPQTPLIFIIDEKYHYSWMSEELGKNLQQLQSISKELQIIYVGSYFKSISSELAIPILAYTPDNSSFYHKLSALFHIYDTAVFRSTDELEENGLKCLSAWEDISSYMCNRVNFLTKTPLESNIELLNELLVTNETDYLLLSKNRQVKVAALQGKMILLLYTNLEETQVLRTSVVKEMYLKMQDSHNYEAELVWVPDIYEEGNSWEEFERVTANAPWPVVPNPCLIDGDKMRPSISGWQQKLPCVCVVDKKGRISKDNALPMIER from the exons ATGCAGCTGTTGTCCTTTATATTTGGAGCTTATTGGATATGTTATCTTCATCAACGGAAGAATGAAGTTAAGCCTAATGAAGTTGAACCTTATGAGCAAGTACTccataaactagaagatggaggttTTTTTAGTGGAAGTAAGATGTACAATTTTGATGAGCAGAGGGTTCTGTTTACTTATGATGGACTTAATCCAAGTGCTAAAGAAGCTTTTCTTGATATATGCTCATACTTTTCTAGTTGgggatgggaatgggaaaaagttGAACGGATTGTGGGATGGGAAGAAATGCTATGTTTAGAAGAAGGAGCTCTCATCAAGAGAGAAGGTAAGGAGATAAAGATTCATGATTTGATTCTAACAGCTGGTCGTAACAAATCAAAAGACAACCGATTCAATGATGCAGAAGCTTTTTCAGTGGCCTTGAAAAATAAAGAG CGTGTTTCCCAAATAAAAggaatatggatagaaagcatgaAGAGTCCGTTGCTTATATCAGCAGAAGAGTTAGATGCCATGAGCCGGTCTTTGCGAGTGCTTTGTATGGGAAATGAAGCAGCCAAGTTGATAACTATAAAAGGGAAATGCGGCGAACAATTTGACGAGCTAAGGTTTCTTGACGTAGAAAGTGAGATGTGTAATTTACCTGTCAATATGTTCAACCTCAACCAATTGAGATACCTATCAATAGGAAATCCTAAGGAGGATGTCATTTTGAGTCGGTCCATG AATCTTCCAAATTTAAATGTGCTCGAATTTAGGGGTGGCCGAATACATGGAATCGCTGAAATTGCACGTCTGTGTTCACTAAAGCAACTGACCTTGGGTGAATGTCAAGCTGACTGGATTTCGCAGTGCTTTACAAATTTACATCATCTGCAAAGGTTGAATTTGTCCTCGTGTCGAGACCTAACAGAATTGCCCGAATCTCTTGTCAGGCTCCAGTTTTTGCAGAAGTTGGATTTGAGGAGTTGTTGGAATCTGAAGCAGTTGCCGGCTGGATTTGGGGAGTTGACCACTCTTACTGAGCTTCACCTGTTATGTTGCCGGAGTCTGCAAGAGCTCCCACGTGATTTGGAAAAGCTTACCTCATTACAGTATTTGAATATAGGCGGGTGTTCCAGTCTGCTTTGCCTCCCGGCTGGATTGGAAAACTTAACAGCTTTAACTTCTTTAAGAATATATGGATGTTCAAGTCTGACATGTCTTCCCCATAACCTTGGAGGCTTGATGTCTGCGTTGGGATCCAATGTAGATTTTGATAGCTGTTCAAGTTTAAGTGAACTACCAGAAGATATTTACAAAAATGAAATGGTCAGAAGTATTTCATtaggagattgtagaaaattggAGAGGCTTCCCAGCAGGTTCGGTGAGCTCACTTACCTCCAACGTTTACGCTTAAGTAGATGTGAAAGCCTACAAGAGCTGTGTAATGACTTCCATTACCTGGGAGGATTGACAGAATTACAATTGAATAATTGCAAGAGCTTGTCAAGCTTGCCTCTAGGTTTTGGGAATCTTACTTCTCTAGAAACCTTAAATTTATCAGGATGTGATAAACTGGAGGAATTGCCCATTGACTTCCATTGCCTTGTAGCACTGAAGTATCTAGATCTGTCCGAGTGTAATAGATTATGCAATCTTCCAGACCGTTTTGGGGAGTTTGGCTGCTTGGAATGGTTGTCTCTATCAGGATGCTCTAAATTAGTAAAGCTTTCTGATGATTTCCATCTTCTCCGATCTTTAATAAGATTGGACCTTTCCAAATGTGGGAGTTTGGCTGGTGAATGGATGGATAAGGTGGGGAATATCAAGAGCTTATGGCGCCTCGACATTGTAGGCAGTGAAAGAATGATACAGCGGTGGATGGAAACGAAAAGCCAAAAAGAAAGGAATCTGACGGTGCTAACAGCCGTCCCTCAG GGTAGAGAAGGAGACAGGGCTTTTTTGTTGTTGGAAGGGGTGTTATCAaaggtatttgatgaggaagggcTTCTGGTTGATGCAGATGAACGCCCTTTCCATTCATCCTCACTTAAACCACAAACTCCACTcatcttcatcattgatgagaaaTATCACTATAGCTGGATGTCAGAAGAATTAGGAAAGAACCTGCAGCAGCTGCAAAGTATTTCAAAAGAGTTGCAAATCATATATGTTGGGAGCTATTTTAAATCAATCTCATCTGAGTTGGCCATCCCAATCCTGGCTTATACACCTGACAACTCCTCTTTCTATCACAAATTATCTGCTTTGTTTCACATTTATGACACTGCAGTTTTCCGTAGCACTGATGAATTAGAAGAAAACGGCCTAAAATGCTTGTCAGCGTGGGAAGACATATCTTCTTATATGTGCAATCGAGTGAACTTTCTCACAAAAACTCCTCTAGAGAGCAATATTGAATTGCTGAACGAATTGCTGGTAACTAACGAAACAGATTATCTCTTGCTCAGTAAAAACCGTCAG GTAAAGGTTGCCGCTCTACAAGGAAAAATGATATTACTGCTCTACACAAATCTTGAGGAAACCCAGGTATTGCGCACCTCAGTCGTGAAAGAAATGTATTTGAAGATGCAAGACAGCCATAATTATGAGGCTGAACTTGTTTGGGTTCCAGACATATATGAGGAAGGGAATTCATGGGAGGAGTTTGAGAGAGTGACTGCCAATGCTCCGTGGCCAGTGGTACCAAATCCATGCTTGATAGACGGGGACAAAATGCGGCCTTCTATTTCGGGTTGGCAGCAAAAACTTCCATGCGTTTGTGTGGTGGACAAGAAGGGAAGGATTTCAAAGGACAATGCACTGCCGATGATAGAAAGGTGA
- the LOC131040142 gene encoding uncharacterized protein LOC131040142 — MSSLPSSSSSSDTPAELINKILNTEANKPDFDLTVFVAQIDLLLLHYEAQLGKKNPIREQLGDLPSEASNFVDQMSTNVTRIANEDGVIKSIDETVQLMHNNVKIGCQV, encoded by the exons ATGTCTTCCCTTccatcctcatcttcgtcctctGATACGCCTGCCGAACTTATCAATAAGATTCTGAACACAGAGGCGAATAAGCCAGATTTCGATCTCACCGTATTTGTCGCGCaaattgatcttcttcttcttcattacgAAGCTCAGCTG GGAAAGAAGAATCCCATCCGAGAGCAGTTGGGTGATCTCCCCTCTGAGGCTTCTAATTTTGTAGATCAGATGTCAACAAATGTGACGCGCATTGCCAATGAG GATGGAGTAATCAAGAGCATTGACGAAACAGTACAGCTCATGCACAATAATGTAAAAATTGGCTGTCAGGTataa